The DNA segment tattgaTCTTTGGtaccctttattattttttgttaatttggtTTTAGTTATCATGCCTGAAGTTGGAGATTACAAAAAATATATGGAGGGCTACATTTTATCACTTTTGGAAAAATCCTTGCAACATTTCTCTTGCACAATTTTCTCTCCTCTAATCTGACAGAACTCCAGCAGTACGTTAGGTGTTCTGATGGTAGCATCAATGTGTTACCCTCTGTCCTTGTATTTTCCATCTCTTCCTCTCTATGTTTCATTCTGTGTAGCTATCTTCCAATTCACTAATTCTCTTTTCTACTGCATCTAACTGGTTAACTCTGTCTATTGGATTCTCAATATTTATAATTCATGTTTTCAGTCTTATTGCTTTTGTGTTCAGAATAATCTTTTATTCTCCTTCCACACATCATTTTCCATGGGGAAACTGAAAAAAACTACTCTTACCACCATGTTCTTTTTAAAGTGCTTTtggttttttggattttttgttttctgtttcagtaTGTTAGAAACGAAAATGGtaacaattttattctttttccaacACTTTGGTCAGAGACTAGAATAAAAGCTTCGTGTTAGAAATTACCTTCAATTTGAAAGAAACTGGAAATGAAGTTGATGTGAGTAGCTTTCTGGAGACAGTAGCTTGTCTTTTGCTGGGTCCTCACCATAAACTGTGCTCACAGGGGAACTCAACGAGCGGCACTGAATCTTAGAATATCATTGCAATAGATAAAATATAGTTCATCAACAACAGCTACATCATTGTATTCCATGAATTAATTTTCACTTTGCTTATGTTGTAGAAACAGTTGCCTGTGCCTTTGAATTCCATCATTATCCAAATGACACAGAGAAGATATGAGGGAGGGCTTACTTCTGTTTGATTTATTTAGGCCTAAAATCCTCTCTTTAGAAATAAGAGCTTGATCATgaaatggtttatttatttttcttattaagtgATTTTATTTATACTAAAATCAAAATCCTTTTTATAGTGTTCCTTGAATTAGTTTAATATCATCTATAATTGTTTTCTTAAGCAAAGTATTTTAAACTGCACTATACCTAACTTTCTAAATCTAAAGTATTCAGCTTGACTTGAACTTTGCTGTTTACTAATATAACTTTCCCATAATGACATCTCTTAGAAATTATGTAGACATTATCCaaattatgtatgtaaatatttcagaaataaatcatTTACTAAGATACATGTCAATgtagatgatgataataatgatgatgatgtcaGCTAAAAGGGAGAATGTTTCAAAGTACTAGAGATAAGGGTCGTCAGGGAACACTATTATTCTTACTCatggctttacttttttttttttttttcagacggagtttcactcttgtcacccaggctgcagtgaaatggtgtaatctcggctaactgcaaccccacctcccaggttcaattgattctcctgcctcagcctcccaagtagctaggattacaggtgcccaccactacgctcagctaatttttatatttttagtagacagtgggtttcactatgttggccaggctggtctagaactcttgacttcaggtgatccactagcctcgACTTCCAAAgcgcttggattacaggcatgagccacagtgtttGGCATGATTCTTATATTATTCTCAGAATCAGGGCTAGAAAAATACCCTCACATAGTATTTCATcaagaaaaacataaaaccaacATATATCTAATGATTTACTTGAGACTCACATTCTAAAAATTATGGCAAAAGTGACCTCTAACGAAGAATACTATCTTTTtggctgtttaatttttttccactttcatATGAACTTAAACAAATACTCTGTGCACTTATAGAGTGTATAAGCTGCATTTCATCTTTTAATAGCGTCGTTACCAAGTTAAATTCTCTTGACTGCTTATTTACCTTCTCAGCTACAGTCACAAAATCTGGGTGATTTTATTATAGCAGTCAAAGTAGTTACACTAAATATGTTTTATGCCTTAACAAAAttatctttctgctttttctctaatattcaaaaaatttgtagtatcaaaatatttttcctcacacatgtgtacatatgcatGGTGTTATAATCTTTGAATGGTAAAAATATgtgtagaattatttcatttagggataaatttagaaaaattgtcCTGTATATCTAATGTCTGTATTACTATAATTTATTGGAAATTCACTAATTTCTGCCATATTGAAATGTTGTTatcataaataattaaataggaaataagaaaaaaaggtgtCTGGTAAAATACAGATGCTCAAAATCTGATGTTTCCAAGTAAAAGTAACATTAAGAGTGTGGACATAGACTTCCTgcttatctctttctttttaaattaatttaaagtaAAGTTTAAAATTCTATCTTGGATTTCTTACTATCATAATGCTCTATTCTTCTTTATTCAGCAAAAACTCTAATTGCAATGTCTATAAGAATATGTTTTTTCAGCCTATTTTGTATGCATTCACTTATTATATGTTTCTACTTTTTAAGTATTTTCATTAATGTGTAACATATGTATAAAGTAATAAAACCTAAAtgtacagtaaagaaaaaaatatagcatTAAGAGTCATGTTACCACATCTTTGTCATAAAGTATAATTTGCCAGCGATCCAGACACTCCCCATATGGGCCTTCCTGTTGATAtcatttcccttttatttccTCCATCCCTACTATCCCAATTGTTATGATAGTCACTCAAATGTCTCACTTTAGAATTTTGACAACAAGGTAATAAATtgcaattcattaaaaatatatttttgtatactttATATCAATGGAATTATACTGAATCTTTTTTCCATCTTAGTATCTCTCATGTCTATGTAGTTCAACTTTGTTCAATTTCCTTGTTATTTATCTTCTTTGTAAACATGTCTCTCTAATTGGTTCATTTTGATTGTtttatagtattctattgtataagTGTGCTAatttattcatacattttatCACTGATGGAAATGTAAGAGACTTCTCAACTTTAGCTACTAAAACTCAGTGATATGCATGCGTGTTCGTGTGTATTCTGGTAAGAGCGCAAATACTGGGTCTTCGAATGTGTTCCATCATCTTAATCAGATATTGCCATACTCAAAGTAATTGCACTGACTTACAATCCTGGGAGCAGTGTATGAAAATTCCCATTACTTCATATGCTTTCCAAAATAAGTAACATCAGACTCGTTTTTACACctttatatttatagaaaatattaaaccTAACATTTTATCAGcctttttctattataatttaaaacgtatcatttatttaaaaattgtaactcTTTTTAAATTCTATGACTATTTCATGCACATTTATTAATAATGAATTATATATTTGTTCATATTCCTTTATtagtttttctaatattttttcttaaagttttaaatACTCTTTTGTTATGAACAAGTGTAATTATACTAGACATATTTCTTTTAACCAAACATTATGTCAAACTACTTTGAGAAAATATGATTCATTAGCAGCATCTTGAAAGGCAAATTTCAGCATTGTTTAACAACTCCTTAAAAGgactcaaagaaaaagaaatgttgaaatataaaaatagtctATAAGTGTAATGAAGTTGCCCACGGGAAAATACAAATTCTACCATTGCtgctataggaaaaaaaaaaaaaaagagtactaaTAAAGATACCATGTCCGAATTTTTTTAAGGCAGGCCTAATATCAATGGACAAGATTCCGTTTAAGGTCTTGACCTTAATTTTTATGTGCACCTGATTTCTGGTTGTGCAGTAATGTTCTTGTTCCTTTTATGTTCTCtgactggctgggcacagtggatcatgcctgtcatcccagcagtttgggagactgaggcgggtggatcacgaggtcaggagatccagaccatcttggTTAACGCGATGAaaccctctctaccaaaaatacaaataaattagccaggcgtggtggcaggcccctgtagtcccagctactggagactgaggcaggagaatggtgtgaacccaggaggtggagcttgcagtgagctgagaagaaagaaaaaaaattttctgactAATGTCAAAATGGAAAGCACTGGGGCATGCTATTGAATGAGTTCCAGGCTGTCTTAATGGAAAACATGATAATTTCCAACACAGTTCAAATTAACTCCTATTCAAATAATATGCCCTTGTTATAAGATAAAATGTTTCATACTGATGCTGAAATGAAAGCTGAATTCTCATTTGCTAGCATGTAAATCAGATCGTATTCTTATTcatcattttgtaattttttccttGTTTAAACTCTCCACAATTTGTATTCACAACAGCAGTTGTTAAGGAAATTTTCTATTCTAATACATAAATCGTACATCAGATGCCTACACTGTTATATGTAGCTTGGTCAAAACTAGAATCATGACCACTGTTGATTCATTTTTTCAATGCCAGATTTAGTGAATCCCAACTTTTCCTACCAAAACCATACAAAGTTTTCTTGGGAAGCCCAGAAAGGCCAATATTCCTTAAAATCTGGTTGTTGCTAACTAATAATGTTGTATAACTTATTGTTAACATGCTCATTAACACaaacacgtacacacacacacacacgtacataccaCTCATGGTTGGGAAAAATTACTGTCCTATAAttaccaaaatgaaaaattaattttcttactcGGGCTTTTCAGTGCATTTTCAATGTTTATCAAACTTAATCTCTCATACTTACGCCTTTGACTAAGTTATTCTCTTGAGCCTAATACTTCAATATTAGTTATTTAATTACAATACTCAGCAATTTTATAACTATTCCTTGggcacttaaaaatgttttccactgAAGAGTCCACACTTCTCTGTGTATaaatattcagttttattttcctccatataatttatttttgattacTTAATGGTTTAAGatgaataaatgttaaaatcagTCTCCCatcttggattttctttcttttcagtttttatagtaTAATGGTTTCTAAGAGGGGATCTTGGAGTCACACTGCCAGGACAGGAAACCAGATTCCTGGCTTGGTAAACCTATGATCTGAGACTCCATTTTACAACTACTCCCTGCCTCAGTACACTCACCTATGAAAAGCAGATGATAGGCGGGTggagtggctcaggcctgtgaccccagcactttggaaggtcgaggcaggtggatcacatgaggtcaggagttcgaaaccagcatgGCCAAAACAATGAAACCCTGTATGcactagaaatgcaaaaattagccaggtgtggtggtgcacacctataatcccagctactcaggtggctgtaccaggagaatcactggaacccaggaggtgaaggttgtaggtAGTCGAAATCacatcactgctctccagcctgggagacagagcaagactccatctcaaaaaacaaacaacaacaaaaaaagatgataATAAAACCGTCTTTGGTTAGTTTTCTTAGGAGTTAATATACTATTCGTATAACTACTTTGCATTTTACCTGTTTGCTCTAGGCAGGAACCAAAGATTGTTAATTATTGATTTCATCCTGTTTTACTTGATATTTAAGACACCAGTGAGAACTtacacttcttttttcttcttcttctgagtcagaatctccctctgttacccaagctggagtacagtggcaggatcatagtccactgcagccttgagtgcCTGGGtggaagcaatcctcctgcctcagcttcccaagtatttggaactgtaggcatgcaccaccatgccagctaattttttaaaaaaattttttgtggagatgtaGTTTCCATATGCAGCACAGGGAACTCCTgctctcaaatgatcctcccacctcggcctcccaaagaactagtactacaggcaggagccatcacatccagcttGCAGTGGGAGTGCTTGAAGGTCAGATGCTACCTAGAGCTTCGGCTCATGTCCATCCCAAGGTGGATGTAATCAGTTTGTAGTTATTACCTCTTCCTGAATGTGTAATTGAAGTGGATATCTAAGGCAGCTGGCAGAGCTGTCACATTCTTCCTGAACTATAGAGTAAGGGACATTATTATAGCGGGACCAACAGGAAGCCTCTGAAATTCTCCACTACTGGCAACAcaatatatagaatataataaCTACATTCCCTAAGGAATGGAATTGGTCACTGCCATGACAAAACACTTGCAAGTTACAGGGGAGTAGTCTCTTTATATCACTATTCACTTAACCTATCTGGCCTCTACCAAAACTAGATGGATTATAAAATACATGCAGATTACCATAAACTTAAAACAACACTCACAAATGCTTTCCAGGATATGCTATCTTCACTGAGCAGAGCTTAGCTTTTGGTACTTTTTACGGGGCTCGTGATGTGGTGAAAGTTTCTTAATCTATACCTAGTAAGatggaaaatcaaaacaatttgcCTTGTATTAAGAATAATAGCACTGCTTCACTGTTTTATGTCAGAGTTCTGTCCTTCTGTTCTCAGtttaatttacaatttttaaaacatcgacctaatttaatatattaataatattaagactgggccggccgggcgcggtggctcaagcctgtaatcccagcactttgggaggccgagacgggcggatcacgaggtcgggagatcgagaccatcctggctaacacggtgaaaccccgtctctactaaaaaaatacaaaaaactagccgggcgaggtggtgggcgcctgtagtcccagctactcgggaggctgaggcaggagaatggcgtgaacccgggaggcggagcttgcagtgagctgagatccggccactgcactccagcctgggcgacagagcgagactccgtctcaaaaaaaaaaaaaaaaaaaaaaaaaaaaaaaaagactgggcccTGCGGCACATgattgtaatccaagcacttctggaggccgacatgggcggatcacttgaggccaggagtttgagaccagcatgggaaacatggtgaaatcctaaccctccagaaaatacaaaaattagccaggtgtgctggtgttcccctgcagtcccagctgctagcaatgtggaggtgggagaatcaccggAGCCAGAAGGTTGAAACTGTAATGAGCTTTGAtctttccactgcactccagcctcaaggACAGAATGATACCCTGTTCAAATTAGTgacaataataatagtatattAGTTGGTACAATAATGAGGAAATGACAAGTTTCTTAAATACAATAAAGTACCCTAATGTTGAATGGAAggaaaataccaaaagaaaataaataaacctgaGAAGATTCAGGGACCTACAACATAGGTGATGTTTTAAAGCAGTCAGTGTCCCTAGACCACATGTCaaagcaatcttttttttaaagtaaatggcCTGTTGCCGTCTTCATATATTTCCTATCACTACAAAAGAGACACAATGTTTTGGGGGTCTACTGGGATTTTGGAGCCAACATATTCCACATTTGAAAATATTGCTCTGACTCATTAATGAAGTTTCCAAAGGCTACTGGTCTCAAGTGGAACTCAGAACAAAAAAGGGCTCTACAGAAGTTAATAGGCTCTGGTCCAAGCTGCTCTGGCCACTGTGCTAGATGATCCAGCAGAATTCAAAGCTGCTAGAGGCATACACAGTTGGCATTATAGGACTCTATGCACGTCACTGAGAAGCCTGTAGGATAGGGGAGAGCAAATCCCTATGGAATTAGTGCAAGACCATTCCATCTTCAGCAGAGGAGTATCCtctgtttgaaaaacaaaacagcaagtgCAGAACATTAATTAAAGCATAGAGTCCCTGTAAGCACAAGCCCCTATAAGCACAAAACCCGTACAACTCTGTACAAGTCATATGCTCATAAAGCAGCCATGATTGGAGAGCATGAGCACGTCTGAGTGGCACAAGGAGGGGCGGTATTGCGTACAAACATGTGATGTCTCAGATTTCCTTCAGTATGTCCTACTCCCCTGGCCAGCACCTTGCCTGATCCAGATCATCTTTCCATTTGGAACTTGAATGTATCACCACACTGTGGGCATGAGGTGTGATTTTCATAACCTCCACCAAGAAACAATTGATGTAAGGCAGAACAGCAGAGCACCTCCCTGTGAAGTAGCTGGTTACTAACCcaattttttgaaatgaaatgccatttttgtttatataataatCAACTAGAAAATatcataatacaaatatataattggcaataaaaaatacatatgtgaaTAGACTAAAGCCTTGTATATGCTTTTTTAATAATATTGTAATAGGTGCCATCTAATTTTCATGTTCTACCTTGCCTCCAATTCAGACACCTGATACAGCTGCATCAAGATTATATTATTGTGATATTTCCCCTAAAATTCTGGAATAGCCAAACTTTACTTTGAGGAAAGATTCTAATTGGATAAGCCTGTAACCTCAACCTAAGACCAGAACAGTGGAATTCACACAACTGCAGATTTTGTGATGAGTTTCCTTTTCATTGGTTTACCACATCAACTTATCCACTTTATCCTCCCATTTATTTGTTCATGAAAATATCATTTTTGACCATCTATTCTTGGTGCTGGGTTCTAGTTCCTGGGAGTCAACAGAAAGCAAGACAGACATGATCTCTCATTTTACGGTTCTTACAGGGAACTGAGGAAGATAtgtgattaaaaaatacataaatcaggTGTTGGGATGATTTCTTAAGGTTTAAATAACATTGTTAAAATTTCATAACACCAAGAATTAATACAGTcaggtagaatttagctgtgaacaAGACTCTGCATTTCTTTCTTATAATAGTACTTTCTATTAATGAATATGTCAAAACACTTTCATCATTGACAACAAAAGTACAACTTAAAGGCACATCCCATAATTAATACATAGATTTCATAGATACTATTTTAACATTTACAAAAAGTTTCACTGAATTATTTTCCGTAATTTCTATAGttttttcatggatttttttttttttttaagaaaagagaaaatttgagTTCTCTTATGTGAAGTTTAGAAGGAATTTTATAAATGGAAGATAAGGATATAATTAGCAATTCAGGGGCTTAGAAGTGCtttagaaaaaatagtaaaatagtttACATCACATCTCGACTTCAAAAACATCTTTTCTTCAATTCAAAAGCTGAACGAAATGAGGTTTCTAACTGCATATGGAAACCTATAATAGCAATCAAGATAATGATCATGATTTTTAATCCCTTTATTATCAAAGAGATTTTTATCTAAGCTGTTCGCATACTTGTATGACATCTAATATTCCTCAGTACAGCTTATGGTAGATATAGACGAAATTTACTCTACATATGCTTGTACTCGAATTTTATTGGGTGCGTTGTTTTCTAATAATAATTCTGTTTGCTTTTTACTAAACATAAAATAGGAATTCATAATGGACTAAAACCCCGAGGAGACATCCTCATTATTGATTTAGAATTGAATGGCATTACCATTCAATAAGTTAGAGGTTCAAAAAATGAATTCTAAGCACACTGTGGTATATTTTTGTGGCTCAAATAACAATAGAAAACAGCAACATTTTTCCCGAGATAAGCTGTTAGttcttaacaattaaaatcaGACATAAATTCTacaaatgaaacataaaatacatGCATGAAATAAACATGACTTCATAATTCTAAAGATTTTTTATCATATTTTGTATACTTTGGCAGTTtgtgtgaaaaaacaaaaaagtgtatGTTATTGTCAATGTTCTTAAGTTTTTCACACATGCATAAACACagtcacacatatatatacacttttttagACTAACTTTAGGTAAAAGACTTTTCTAGGTATAGGTGTGGAAATTACTCATACACATACATTACAGAAAACAcagtaagaaatataaaaatgttccaTACACCACCAGTTTGTTTTCTGCTAGGAAACACACAATGCCCCTCTCGTGAATCTATGGAGATGAAGGCTTCTGTCCTTTCACCCAGTACCTCACATTccacaaaactgaaagaaaagtcTGCTTTAGCTTCTTGTTTCCCCAAATCAGGATGAATGGGTGGGCTGAAGGATAGCTGAATGTAATAGCTTGGCAGAACATGAAGACAGGGTTATTATCCAGAGTCTGAAAACTCCAAACTGATATGGTTACGAACACAAAGTAAATGGCACATAACAAGAGGAAGGAAATCACAGTTTGCAAAGCTTTTATGTGGACCTTGGCATTGGGATCTTGAGATCCTCTGCCATGAAGCTGCATCTTCTTGAGATGTTTACACAGAGAacagattaacagcagaaaagATATCAGAGTCAGAGTAAAGGGTACTAAGTTTGCTACCATGGTTATAGCCGTATCTGAAAGGAACATTGTCCTCCTCAATTGGATCTTCCAAGTCATGTTTCGTTCATATTCTTTTGTCTGTAAAATCTCATTCATATTTATCACAAAAAGATGACAAGGCAAAAATAGCAAAGGCCCCAACAGCATCACCAGAATGACACTCTTAACTCTCCTCTTTAAGTGAAGAAATATAAGGCTGGAGAAATTGGCAAtcttaagcaaataaaatatgcCGAGGCTAGTAGCAAGCCAGTTGCTCAAATGGTTGGTTACTGCCCAGACATTATAAGTGGTAATTCTTACCTCTACACGATAAAAAGCTGGATTCAACACAATTGAATACCAATGTAATAATAACACCCAGAGCAAACCAATTCTGGAGACTGCCAGAGCAGTGAGAATTTGGTCAGCAAAGGAGATCTTTTGTCTCTTGACCCACTCAGTGGAATTTACCAATGCTATGAAGCCATTAGCAAAATTTCCAATAACAAATATAACCATTATTAGAATTGAAAAAGCGATAGACAGAAAAGTTATCATGTCTGAACagacaaaaagaaattttaaaaatgctggtgttgtgtccagagttggttcctgcAGGTGGGTTCGTGATCTCGCTGAGAGCTGCGGACCTTCGCAgagagtgttacagctcttaaagagggcagagacccaaagagtgagcagtagcAAGGTTTATCATGAAGAGCAAAAGGACAAACCTTCCACAGCACGGGAGGGGACCTGAGGGAGCTGTTGCTGCCGGCTGGGGAGGCCCggtttattcccttatttgtccccacccatgttccatttctgtcctatcagagtgccTTTTTTTCAATTCTCCCAGCAattggctacttttaggatcccactgattggtgcattttgcagagtgctgattggtgcattttacagagcaatGATTGGTGagttttacagagcactgattggtgcattacAATCCTCTGGccagctacagagtgctgattggtgcgtttttacagagtgctgattggtgcattttacaatcccctTGCTAACTACGGAGAAGTTCTCCAATTCTTTACtccacccaggaagtccagctggcttcaccacTCAATGTAATGTCACTGCTTGTGATTGCTTGAATATCCTGACCTTAAATTCTATACACACCTAATTTGTGAATGTTCTGGgtcattctttttacttttaaatgttgtGACCAGCATCAAGCCAGAAATCACCATGGCATGGTAATTGACGAGTTCAATCATCTCCTTATGGAAAACATTCTTATTTTCAAACAACTCaaattaactcattcattcactgtCTGTTCTTGTTATGGGCTGGAATTATTCATACTGAAATTAACAGGAAACCTGAATCCTCATTTGCTAGTACACAAATAAGGACATATTCACTTTCAGTGTTTGCAGTTTTTCATTGTGAAACCTCTCCATCATTTGTCTTTAGCAACTTCAGTTCCTAGGGAAGTTTTATAACCCAACACATAGATCATATAGTAAATGTCTAAATCCTTAAAGGGAGCTTAGTCATAACTAAGATCATCACCAATATGGACTTTTTTAAATGCCAGATTTAAATACACAGAATCCAAACTGCTTTTATCAAAAGCATCTAAGGTTTTCTTGAGAACCACAGGCAGGCCAATACCCCATAAGATCTGGTTGCTGCTAATACTTTTGTATAACTTCATTATTCGCAAGCTCATAAATATGCACACAAATGGACACACGTGCATACCACTTATGAATggaacaaattattttctcataatttccaaaatagaaaattagtttCCAAGAGGTTGTGCAGATGAAATTAGTCCTATTTTCCCACTCAGAATTTTCAGCCcatgaataatatttattatcaaACATATCTCTAATTCTTAGGACTTTGGTAAAGTTTCTCTGAAGtctaatgtttaaatatttattattatataaaatatttagcaattttATAAGAATTCCTAAGTACCAGACCCTTTGATATATGATCTTGCAGTATCTGCCCATCAAAGGAAGACTGACTACTTTGCCCCTAAACTTGGAGTTCAGTCTTTTAACTTACTTTGACAAAGAGAAAATTACAACACTTTGCATAGAGATTTGGTATGGCTTCTATACTGGGGATTCTTCCTCTTTCCATTTACTATGAGAATATCACCTGGCTATTACACTGTTCCCAGAAGGAGAATGAGAAACTAGTGAACTCAGATTGCCCCCACCTGATCCAGACTAAATTGGCCAAACTCTATCTCCAAGATGCAGAATCTGGCCCATCTCAAATCACCAGAGCCATCCACCATACCAAGCTTAGAAAAATGAAATCCAGGCCAAGCTcggggaggccgaggagggcagatcacgaggtcaagcgatggagaccatcctggccaacatggtgaaactctgtctctactaaaaatacaaaaattagccaagcatggtgacatacaactgtagacccagctactcaagaggctgaggcaggagaattgcttgaacccaggaagtggaggttgcagtgagccgagatcaccccactgcactctagcctgggcaacagtgtgagacttcatctcaaaagcaaacaaacaaggaaacaaaaagatgaaATCCAAAGACATGTGAGACATTTATGTCTAATGTAGTTTTGGAGGGTTTTCTCCTGCAGAAAAACAGAACTGATAAAAGAACTTTGCTAAACCAAGAGTGTGGCAAATATGTACAACCTTGTTGTGTCAGGAATTCaggagtcaaaagaaaaaaatgggtggGGAATGGCAATGGTTTGTCCTGTGAGGGGGATAATTAAGGCTAGAAGAAATCCTTTGGAAAGATCTGGGCTTAGAAGATAACATCATCTCAAATTTTCTCATGTTGCAACTAAATAAGAAAGTTCCTATTTCAACTATCTTATTATTGTATAAGAAT comes from the Macaca mulatta isolate MMU2019108-1 chromosome 11, T2T-MMU8v2.0, whole genome shotgun sequence genome and includes:
- the LOC694509 gene encoding taste receptor type 2 member 45; its protein translation is MITFLSIAFSILIMVIFVIGNFANGFIALVNSTEWVKRQKISFADQILTALAVSRIGLLWVLLLHWYSIVLNPAFYRVEVRITTYNVWAVTNHLSNWLATSLGIFYLLKIANFSSLIFLHLKRRVKSVILVMLLGPLLFLPCHLFVINMNEILQTKEYERNMTWKIQLRRTMFLSDTAITMVANLVPFTLTLISFLLLICSLCKHLKKMQLHGRGSQDPNAKVHIKALQTVISFLLLCAIYFVFVTISVWSFQTLDNNPVFMFCQAITFSYPSAHPFILIWGNKKLKQTFLSVLWNVRYWVKGQKPSSP